CTTAATGAACATGTTTTTCACCTGTATTCAATAATCTCATAAATTATCTTTTGAATCTGTTAATATCCTCTGAATTTACAAAAATTTTTATATTTTCTTTATATTTAACGGCAGCTTCGCCAATGCATACTAGTGCATCCGCATCACATCTTAATCCTTTTTTAAGGCCTTCAATTACCTGTTCAGCAGTGGCTCCCAAGGTGCCATCACGGAATTTCTCAGGTTCAACTGGGGGTAATATGATCTTCCCTGATGAAATAAATTTTTCTGAAGCCAGTCTGGAATAATAGGATGCTGGTATAATAAAATCCGCGTAATCAATGGTTCTTTCTATAATATCCAAATCTCCAGTTTCTCCAGATTCTGATGAAATGGTTATTACCACTGCTAATTTATCATAGGTTTTATTAAGTTCTCTGAGTACTGTTTCAACTCCTGAAGGATTGTGAGCATAATCTACAATTAAGTTCATATCTTTATCCTTGTGAATGTATTCTAAACGTCCTGGAACTCCTTTAAATGTTTTAAGATATTTTTTAATATCTTCAAGAGGTATTTTTAATATTTCATGCCCGGTAGCAATGGCTCCCAGGGCATTGTAGACATTGTGTAATCCTGTGATGCTCATTTCCATTTCAATTTTATTGTTATCAGTTTCCAGGATGAAACTATTACCCTCTACATTGGTGGCTAAATAATTTGGAATCGGACGTTTCAAACCACATTCACAGAGGTAATACCCTACTCCTGAGATTGTTTCATTTAGATCGATTTCTCTTCCACAACAGCATTCTTTTTTACTTTTACCCTGAGGAGGATGGTCAACTCCAAAGCTTACTACTTTCCCGTCATAATTCTTATTGGATACCAGTCCCCATACTGCAGGATCATCTCCATTAATCACCACAGTTCTTCCCCTAAGCTCTTCTAATAATTCACCTTTGATAAGGCGATAATGCATGAAGTCCTGGTTGTGGTTCAAGTGATCTGGATTTATATTGGTTATCAAACCACAGGAAGGATGACAACGGTCTAATATGAACTTCAAATCTCCCTTATTCCCTTCAGTTCCGGTTTCTACCACAGCAACATCCCCATCCAACCTGCACTGTAATGGGGGTATGTAATCCACATTCCCCTGGAGAGTCATGAATCCATGTTCGGTGGGTTTAAATCCTGCGTTGTAACAGAAATGCTTTAGTAGAGTGGTGGTGGTTGTTTTACCATTGGTTCCAGTTATACAAATCACTGGTTTATTGGGGGTGATCTCCAGTATAAGATCATCCACCTCCATCAGTTGCGCAGGGCTGTCTTCTATTTTCTGGAACAACTTCGAAGATCTTTTGAGGCTGGGGGGTGGGATGATATAATCTGATGATTTAAAAAAGGATTCCGGATGTTCATTCAGACAGATTTGGGTATTATAACCATTCAGAGTATAAAGGAAGGGGCAATTATCCGAACTGTGGATGTCTGTACATATTACTTGATGACCATGGTCCATCAGAACCCTGGCAACCAGGTTTCCCACAACTCCACATACACCAATGACTCCATAGGTTTTCATTCTCTTTTGAGGAATCTTATCAACCTCAGATGAATGCTTATCCATATCAGTACTCATTTTATTTAACACCAGTTTATTATAATACAGTTATACCAGTTAACATGTCTAATCATCAGATTTTAACTTGTATTATCTCTCTAAAATTTCAGCTTTTACGATAAGATCATTTTTTTTCAAATCTTAATTGAGGTTCAGTAAATGTTTAATGTAAAATCCTTGAATTAAACACTGTAATTAATCAGAAGGTTAATCTGGACTATTAGTTAATGTTTTTGATTTTTAGTCTTACAGGAAGTTATCAAGGCTATTTTTATTATTTAACCTTAATAAATTCATTTATAATTTATTAATAAGATGAATGGAATTTGGATAAATCTACATCATTTTTCAAGTTAAATGATGTGACTTAAGAAGGCATAATGAATGATAATCAATTATTTTGATAAAATGTATAGGTACGTGATTAAATATTGGGGAATTTCAAGTATGGGATTATTATCTGATCGTTTATCAGCAATGTTTTAATTTTTTAACATCCCAAGTTATAATACCATTAACTAAAATATCAGGACTATTCTTAAGTTATATTCTGTAAAACATCTGATGCGGGGTCCATACCTTGGGCACCAATAAGTAGTATGGTTTCATTATTTTTCGCTGATTTTAAAGCCTTTTTTAATGCTTCAATCAGGGTGTCATAATGGATGTAATTAATTCCTTCCTTTTGCAGTACCTCTATAAATACCTTTTTCTCAGAGGGTTTAACCCAGTTAGCATTATCCACCACATCTTGACTACTGGTTATTATCAAGTTATATTTCACCTCTTTAATGGACTTAGCAACAGCCTGGGCATTTAATTGGTTAAGGGATTCACCTCTGGAACCTCTAATGGCACAGACCAGGTGAAATTTTCCTGATGCTAAACCAGCAGCACTTTTTATGGTGGCTTTAATACCCTCAGGATTATGGGCAAAATCATCAATGATCAAAGGATCAGTACCCAGCACAGTGAACCTGCGTTTTAATGGTTGGTATGATGACACAGCTCTTCGAATAACTTCTGGCGTGATTTTAAGGGCCAGGGCCGTACTAACCGCGGCTAGAGTGTTCTGGATGAAATGTGGGCTCTTAAATGGTAGGTCTTCCAGGGGGATAAGCAGTTTTCCTTGGAAAAATATTCCTTCTTTCCTAAATTCAACGTTGGTTCTGGAACCATAGAATACAACTTTTGAAGTTGATGGAACCATACTCTGCATATCCCTTATTAATGGATCATCATGATTTAAAACAACACAATCTCCTTTGAATCCCTTTAATGCACTTGAAATTTCGCGGGATGCTTCTTCCAGTGAATTAACCAGCCCAATGTGGTCCAGGGCCACGTTAGTGAGAACCACTACCTGGGGCTGGATGGCCCTGGTCATAAGATGGGCATGATCCTCCATGTTCCTATCATCCCATCCTTGCACCTCAGAAACCTCCAAAACAACGGCCTCTAAATCTCCCTCAAACTCTGCAATCTGCTTGGCTACCATGGGATCTATTAGGGTGTTGAACTCTGATTCTGAATCAGTATTGGTGTGGGCAGTGTAACCTGCTTCTTTAAGAATAGTATGGATCATATGGGTGGTTGTGGATTTACCGTTAGTCCCAGTTACCACTATTCTAAGGGTATTTGGGGCATAGGTCTCAAGAGCCCAGCGAATGGCTAAGGCATTGATCAATTCAATCCTTTCAGTTAAAATAATGGGAATTTTGAATTTTTCAGCTATCTGAAGGGCATTCCCACGTGTATTCTGGGTTATAATGCAGGAAGCACCATTACGCGAGGCTATCTCCACACCAGTTTCATCAATCCAGTGGCGGACTACCATATCTCCTTTTCCAGCATCCTTCAAGATGTTAAATTTACCATTCACAATTTGATTAATACCAATTAACTTTCCCTGACACTTTTGAGCGAGTTTAAGGGTGGTGAGTTCTTTCATTATCCTATTCCTGTCCTTTAGATTTATCCCATTATGTTAAATGCATATTAATTTTCCTAGTCCTAAATTTATTGGCATATATGGGTTATTGAGTAAATTTTAAAATATGGCTACCACATGAATTGGTAGACTAAAATAGCTGCTAAGCATATTATAAATGTGATTGACCAGTAAAGAGCTATTATCTTTTTCTCAGAGAGGCCCTTGTAATGTAAAGTATGGTGTAATGGTTCAACAGGTAATTTTATAATATGGGAGCGATGCATGAGACTGACCACCACTGAGATAATCGGTATGGCCAGGGCGATAACTGCAAAGTAGATAACGTCCCCTAGGAAACCAGCAGTTATGTATCCGGCTCCCAAGGCAAAGGATCCGGTGTCCCCCATGATAATACTAGCAGGGTAATGGTTGAAAACCAGGAAACCAAGAGATACTCCGGTTAAAACTCCGAAAGGAATGGTCGCATTAGGATTACCGTTGATCAGTGAAAAAATAGCACAGGAAGCTGATGCAATGGTTAGTATGCCTGCTGCTAGACCATCCATTCCATCGATGAGGTTTACGGAGTTAATGGAACCGATTACTCCGAAGATCACCAGGGGGATTATGAAGATCCCTGCTTCAAATCCTAAAACAGTACTGCTCACTGCACCGGTGGCTGCCAGGAAAATTCCAAGAACTATTTGGGCAATTATTTTATTTCTTTCTTTTCCTTCGGTTTTTATGGGAGTTGCACCGGTAATTTCGACTTTGCCATTGCCTAATAACTTTGGAAGATCTTCTTTAGCTTTTGGTGTTGCAACCCGCGCTTCTTCACCCGGATTAAGGGTCAGTCTGCCAATGTTTAGGGGTTGGGTGGTGATGTTACGTGCTACCTTCTGCACTTCCTTGATCTTCAATCCTAGAAGATCATCCAGTAATCCCACTAAACCTGCACTTAACATTATCAGCACGGTTAGTACCAGGTTTTTTTCATTAAAATAGACTGATGCAGCCAGTGCTGCACCCAGAAGCATGGCCAAACCTCCCATGGTGGGGGTTCCGGTTTTATGTTTGTGTTCAGTTACTATGGGGCTGTCAGTTACATCGGCATCCTTCAATATCTTACGTACGAAGTAAGTGAAGAATATCGTTGCTAAAACGGTTAGAATAAATGCTAAAATCAGTGTCTCTACTATGCTCAATGTACCACCTTATAATAACGAAATATGCATGAATTTCAGTAAATGATTCATTTAACTAATAAACTATGGCTGTGAATTCATCAGATTGTAAATTGATATTTGAATATCTTTATTATGAATATCTCTTTTTAAAGATTACTTGTATTTAAGCAGTCTATTTATTTTAAGTTTTTCATGGATTGAAATATATCTTAGCCCCAATTTGTGGTAATTTATAAGTCCTTAAAACATCAGAAAAATCTTGATCCATACTGATTTCTAACCCTTAATTTATTATGGAATATTAGAGTTTACCAAACTCAATATCTAGATTTTCCGCAGTTTTAAAGGCATCTTCTTCATCTTTACCCCTGATCGTTATTCTTTGATGGTTTTCAGGGCCGTGAATTATCCAGTCATTATCTGCCTGGAATTCTCGGAACTGGTAGTTGTTCCTAGCGCTCGTATAATCCCCTACAGGTATTTCCAGGGCGAAATAGTTCTTCATCCGTTTAGCCACATTACGGGCATTCCAGGAACCAGTGGCCATTTCCACCATTTCCCATAATGGATTTATGTCACAGGAGGCTGTGGTAAGGTAACGGGTGCCGCTAGGGCGGGTGTTTATTTCTAAAACATAAGTTGCACTGTCTTCTTTATTCAGTATGAGATCCAGGTCGGATGTACCCTCAACACCCATTAGTTCACCAATATCCTGAGCAATCTTTCTGATGGCATCCTGAATTTCACTACTGCCATGGTCATCATTTAAAGTGAGTGGTGCTTTCTTTAATTTATGAAGGGGATGAATACATTCGAGGGTGGTTCTGCCTTTGTATACAGGGACCAGAGGGATGGATTTTCCTTTCCACCTTAAGATTTCCACAGATATTTCAACCCCCTCTAGGAACCTTTCCGCCAGGGCACGGTCATAGTTTTCCAGGTAGGTGTGCACATCTTCACTGGATAATGCAATTTTAATATCTTTCCCACCCTGTCCCTGAGCCTGTTTAAGAACCATGGGGAACTCGTTCAACTCTGTTTGATTTGATTTGATTATGCTATATTCTGGGGTTTTTATATTGTTCTCCACCAGAAATTTTTTGGTCTTAATTTTATCTCCTGATATTGAAACGGCAGCAGGGGGTGATGCTACTACAGGTAAACCATAATCTCGTTCCAACTCCTCCTTAAGCAAAGCCACATCAATAAGAGGGCCATCAATCCCTATAAGGGGAACTACTCCATCCACATCTTCTTTAATAGCAATATCTTTAGGTTGATCCATACCACGGGGGACAATATAATGGGAATCCGCCAGACTCAAATTTGATGATTCAGGGTTGGATTCTGTGAGAACAGTGGTTATTCCATTATTTTTAGTATAAAGAGCCACATCATCAAATAGACGTGCCCCAATAAACAGTAACTTCATTTTATAGCCTATTTTTTACTTAATAATGTTTGTATAATAGAGTTATTGAATGTAATGACTTAATTAAGGAAGTAATAAGGTTAAGTGTTTTCTAGTTTAGATTGTTATGATTATTTGATTGTGCTTAATAAAATTTTGTTTATATTACTTTTTATATATCAACCTTTCATCCAGATCTTCGATTAAAATATTACAATGGTTCGGTTAGTATTATGAACTATTTAAACACAGAATTATTGAAAATATAGGGTTCTGGATATCAAAATAAATTTAATATAGGATTTTTTTAACTCATTATCATTTCACTATTTATCTTATTATCACTAATTTATCTTGAATTGGATATCTTAAAATTTTCTAGAGTATATTTAAATAACTCTAAAACCTTATTTAGGCTTTCCTGAATTTCAGGAGATATTTTGTCAATTAAATCCATATTTTTGGGCTGTATCCCCATTAACATAATCTTGGCAGAAGTGGTTGTTTCAAGATAATTAATGAGGAATGATAGGGGCATGGCATGGGTGGATATGCTGTAATTGGCAATTTCTTCTTTAAACACCAGTTTCACATGTCCGGGGGGTTCATCCATTTCCACGGCATCTAAAATGATTATATGGCTGGGATTTTCTCTTTTTATGGCACCTGTGAAATTTTCAGGTACAGTTTTCCCATCAAAAATAGTGATATTGTTGTCTTCGAGGTTGGACAATTCCTGGGCCAGAACCGATCCCAGACCATCATCCCCCCTTATTTCATTACCAATTCCCAGTATCACTATTTTCTCTGCTTTATTAAGAAAATGCTTCAAATGACGCTCTAATTGTATCTAACCCACCTCCCATGATATATTTTAATTTTAGAATAATATTCTCTCCCCCTTTAACCTTCAAATGGTTAGTGGGGATTAGAAGAGGAGGATTCATCATGGGTGTTGGTCCGCAGATAAAGTCAGGTGTTAAAAGAGTGAAAGTAGTGATTTTGATAGCTGAAACTGTTCCTTCATTTTTAACCGGTATAATGATATCGTAATCAATTTCAGGTTCAATATATTTTTTAAAATCAATTTTATCATATATAATTAGTTTGCTCATTAATTCAGTGTGTGGAGTCTCTTCCTCCTGGTAACAGGGATGGTTAATGTTTGTGTTTACAGCTTCCACTCCGTTAAACACTCCACAGGGGATGATATCCCCATCTTTTTTCAGATATTCTCTTACAGAATTAATTACT
This DNA window, taken from Methanobacterium subterraneum, encodes the following:
- a CDS encoding Mur ligase family protein — translated: MSTDMDKHSSEVDKIPQKRMKTYGVIGVCGVVGNLVARVLMDHGHQVICTDIHSSDNCPFLYTLNGYNTQICLNEHPESFFKSSDYIIPPPSLKRSSKLFQKIEDSPAQLMEVDDLILEITPNKPVICITGTNGKTTTTTLLKHFCYNAGFKPTEHGFMTLQGNVDYIPPLQCRLDGDVAVVETGTEGNKGDLKFILDRCHPSCGLITNINPDHLNHNQDFMHYRLIKGELLEELRGRTVVINGDDPAVWGLVSNKNYDGKVVSFGVDHPPQGKSKKECCCGREIDLNETISGVGYYLCECGLKRPIPNYLATNVEGNSFILETDNNKIEMEMSITGLHNVYNALGAIATGHEILKIPLEDIKKYLKTFKGVPGRLEYIHKDKDMNLIVDYAHNPSGVETVLRELNKTYDKLAVVITISSESGETGDLDIIERTIDYADFIIPASYYSRLASEKFISSGKIILPPVEPEKFRDGTLGATAEQVIEGLKKGLRCDADALVCIGEAAVKYKENIKIFVNSEDINRFKR
- a CDS encoding Mur ligase family protein; the encoded protein is MKELTTLKLAQKCQGKLIGINQIVNGKFNILKDAGKGDMVVRHWIDETGVEIASRNGASCIITQNTRGNALQIAEKFKIPIILTERIELINALAIRWALETYAPNTLRIVVTGTNGKSTTTHMIHTILKEAGYTAHTNTDSESEFNTLIDPMVAKQIAEFEGDLEAVVLEVSEVQGWDDRNMEDHAHLMTRAIQPQVVVLTNVALDHIGLVNSLEEASREISSALKGFKGDCVVLNHDDPLIRDMQSMVPSTSKVVFYGSRTNVEFRKEGIFFQGKLLIPLEDLPFKSPHFIQNTLAAVSTALALKITPEVIRRAVSSYQPLKRRFTVLGTDPLIIDDFAHNPEGIKATIKSAAGLASGKFHLVCAIRGSRGESLNQLNAQAVAKSIKEVKYNLIITSSQDVVDNANWVKPSEKKVFIEVLQKEGINYIHYDTLIEALKKALKSAKNNETILLIGAQGMDPASDVLQNIT
- a CDS encoding glycosyltransferase family 4 protein; its protein translation is MSIVETLILAFILTVLATIFFTYFVRKILKDADVTDSPIVTEHKHKTGTPTMGGLAMLLGAALAASVYFNEKNLVLTVLIMLSAGLVGLLDDLLGLKIKEVQKVARNITTQPLNIGRLTLNPGEEARVATPKAKEDLPKLLGNGKVEITGATPIKTEGKERNKIIAQIVLGIFLAATGAVSSTVLGFEAGIFIIPLVIFGVIGSINSVNLIDGMDGLAAGILTIASASCAIFSLINGNPNATIPFGVLTGVSLGFLVFNHYPASIIMGDTGSFALGAGYITAGFLGDVIYFAVIALAIPIISVVVSLMHRSHIIKLPVEPLHHTLHYKGLSEKKIIALYWSITFIICLAAILVYQFMW
- a CDS encoding ATP-grasp domain-containing protein — protein: MKLLFIGARLFDDVALYTKNNGITTVLTESNPESSNLSLADSHYIVPRGMDQPKDIAIKEDVDGVVPLIGIDGPLIDVALLKEELERDYGLPVVASPPAAVSISGDKIKTKKFLVENNIKTPEYSIIKSNQTELNEFPMVLKQAQGQGGKDIKIALSSEDVHTYLENYDRALAERFLEGVEISVEILRWKGKSIPLVPVYKGRTTLECIHPLHKLKKAPLTLNDDHGSSEIQDAIRKIAQDIGELMGVEGTSDLDLILNKEDSATYVLEINTRPSGTRYLTTASCDINPLWEMVEMATGSWNARNVAKRMKNYFALEIPVGDYTSARNNYQFREFQADNDWIIHGPENHQRITIRGKDEEDAFKTAENLDIEFGKL
- the hycI gene encoding hydrogenase maturation peptidase HycI, with product MKHFLNKAEKIVILGIGNEIRGDDGLGSVLAQELSNLEDNNITIFDGKTVPENFTGAIKRENPSHIIILDAVEMDEPPGHVKLVFKEEIANYSISTHAMPLSFLINYLETTTSAKIMLMGIQPKNMDLIDKISPEIQESLNKVLELFKYTLENFKISNSR
- a CDS encoding 50S ribosomal protein L11 methyltransferase; this translates as MKITSYQQNLLSDSERLTAFHQVISEKSKGIIYDLGTGSGVLSSWAAPLSRFVYAVEKDPLTAQIAQKNLSQFKNVSLMVNDAKSIFFPEKADIIICEMMDTALIDEDQVPVINSVREYLKKDGDIIPCGVFNGVEAVNTNINHPCYQEEETPHTELMSKLIIYDKIDFKKYIEPEIDYDIIIPVKNEGTVSAIKITTFTLLTPDFICGPTPMMNPPLLIPTNHLKVKGGENIILKLKYIMGGGLDTIRASFEAFS